GACTTCGACCAATGTTATCTagaataatctatgattttcattataGATTCGCGATAAAATGGCGTTTGGAACCTTtctgaagttgttatcggaatttcggaagtaaaattaaattgtatataagtagttatatggaataattttatattgtaaataaaggtATATCAGAGTATATAAGAACTGTAAGTGATATTTAAGCACAGTTATTATCTTTGTGCCTTGTCTATTACAATACGTTACGCTAGACGTACAAATCAGTACGTACTAATCCATTGTAAGAcacaatgttttataataataaatatcaaaacataaaaattacataagtaaGGAGTTGTTattgtaatgttaaataatatccaCAAGCGTACTTGTAACTTTTGTTGAtggaataaaaattgaaaaaaatttttgttGCTATATCTCGAATCTCGAAAACACTTCGGCTATAGAGTTAAGGCTTAGATGCTTGAAAATTGTATTCTTAGAAGACATCTCTGTGGTCGTCTTTTTTTAAAAGCCGATaaactcatattttttttgtaaagcgCGCGAGTAAATGGTCTTATATGTGAATGGAATGAAATTCGTTGTTGTATTAAGATAAATTAGTTAATAACTACTGCAATtatgtcttttaattttatgaatgtaACAGAgccaaaaaataacaatatataatacaaaaaaatactcatAAAGGCACAGACGCAAAAGAGTAGAGAATGAAATAGATGATCCGACTAATGTcaattacttattgattgtacCATTGACCAGTGGTAGGTTTTTACTACAACACACGTCGgaccttttttttaatggtaattGGTTGGTAAATGGTACCTTTGCCCATGGATATGATAAGAATTATAAAACACTCCTTTCTTCGTCAATGCGCTACATAAAggcatgttatatatattacactagCTTTATATGTATTGACACCTAAGTGGCAgtgttacttggtggtagggtctttgtgcaagcccatctgagcAGGTATCACCCtaacatcatatattctaccctAATCCGCAGTATTTAAAATgtgctgtgttccggttggaagggcgagtgagccagtgtaactgtaatcggtggtggcgcattggttaatatttctaaaggcgccaatgtctatgggagatggtgaccacttaccgtcagttGGTCCATCTGCCCGCATACtaatgtaaaataaagaaaatagctTTTTGTTCTAAATcgcttatattttacattttgtctCGGGCCTTAGATGCTTTTGCTAAGGTTAGGCTTACAAAGGTTACAAAAATGTAGGTCTAAATATAGTTGCCCATGAAATGTACGTCAAAGTTTGTTAGAAAAATCAATAAGACGTGGGCGACGCTGCAGGCAACAGCtggttataaatacatatattaacgaCATTCCTAAAGGCCTTCACAGACCGatgattaaattatgaaattaaatttaacttctaTTCAGTTTATTATTGGCACTCGAATGTCACTTCTCAATATTCATGATACAGaacggttcggaatgtagattctaggtgaccggcaagaaacttagtagttactctaatattataattatttctttttgtatttaGTGCGTATAAATTTTCCACTACCAAGTAACAGCGTGGAGTTTATTTCTAGTGATCGTTATAATCTTGAGATTCATAGAGATATATCACTAGATATAAAGAAGacaatattagaatattttaaaaagcatttgcaacatttatattgttttattaacaattctCCCATCGACTAATTTTGTCTTGGTGCGAtaggcgaaaaaaaaaaacactaaagaGTATACCTAGCATTAGTTCTTGAGCATTCAGTGTGTTGATAgataatttaacttaaacaGGGCCGCAGAATGCGGTCAGTCAGCGCGGTCGTTCGCCGGCAGcgaggcgggcggcgcggccTCCGTGTTCGAGGAGGCGGCCCGTTTTCGCGGAGACGAAGATGAATTCGATGTCATCCTACCACACTTTCAGAGGGTGGCGATAAGCGGGGAGGATACGTCCGGGGTGAGTGTGGCCTCACAAAGTAGGAACTATAAAGTATACTTCTTACAGAGCCAGTCCTTGCATtgacttaataaatttaaaaataaagtcaacTATTTTTGTGATGTATATCGGTGTGTGATCCTACGATCAGGTTTCGTCACTACGACTACTAGTAATATTCTCGCTACCACACACCAGGTACCGCTGGAAGACTTGCAGCAGGCGTCGTCGTACCTGGTGCAGGCGCTGGAGATCCGCAAGCGGTACATGGACATGTCGCAGCAGAGCTTCGCCAGCATCACGGCGCGCTTCCTGCGCAGCATCGACTCGGACGCCGCCGCGCACCACGCGCCCGTCGCGCGCGCGCCCCGGAACATCATCGCCGGTGAGCGACGACCCGGGACTGTTGCTGTACGCGACGAGCTATGGCAAACTCATGACGCCAACTCCCCGACTCCGCGAAGTCGACACATCCTTCAATTACTTCATGGTTAATAGTTATCCGCCACGGGTACGAACCCACACTGGAGCGGTGCGGTGGAACGAATTTCAATCCTTCTCCAGAGTAAAAAAGGAGATATTGTCCttgcttatataatttttaggttataataatagctaaaaataaagataagtaaACGCacacaaaaatcaaaatacagaACCTCCTCATTAAGAAACGCTCAACTATATCCAACCGTATCGTTTCTTTATTAACTTCCTTATTTCTAGACCACATCGTGCACCCCCCGTTCAAGGACAACAAGGATCCCTGGGAAGGTCCAACGCCAGAGGCGAAGGGCTATCTGATCAGACCCGACAACGGCGTGTTCAACTTATATAAGAAGACGGAGAACGGGGAGCAGAGGGTCCCCTACGACTACATCAACTTGGCTCAGTACATCCAGGACAAGAACACCATGTGCAACATGATAGCTGATGGCCCTCTGTGAGTAtaaatgttcatatattttaaccGAATGCGAAGagcaatcatttttttaaattctatgcCATGCTTGCTCATTAATACATATGCACAAAAGTGTTTCCTCTCTATGACTTCGTTTTGCTACTattaccccccccccccccagcaAGTCGTTCTGCTACCGGCGGCTGAGCTACCTGTCGTCCAAGTTCCAGCTGCACGTGCTGCTCAACGAGTTGCGCGAGCTGGCCTCACAGAAGGCCGTGCCGCATCGGGACTTCTATAACATACGGTACTCATAAATACTTCTGTTATTATCGCCGCGTCCATTTGTGTCCGTAAAatcaatttaactttatattgctaccatttataatatatttatttttaattctttatttattgttatgaaataggagccaaaaaaataatgaataattattttttacttacatttttaacaCTTTaactatacaaattatatttaacttacttTACTTCGtcgtagagctttgtgcaagccatcaggtggtccatctGCACTTCTATCtccctatataataaaatctttctATGTAACgtttatttcaaagtaaaagTGTGTTTGTAGGAAAGTTGATACGCACATACACGCCGCGTCATGTATGAACCAGAAACACCTCCTACGGTTCATCAAGAAGACTCTCAAGAACCACGCGGACGAGGTAAGTCTTCACGACCACATCATACAAATAGCAATGGGAAACACTTAAAAAATGtagtataagtaatttattagagctggttattcacttatttatttatcgttaatGTTTATTTGGGATCCTTCCGGAATAGCCGATGGGGTCCTTCAGGGAACTATACTTGATCCATTTCTCTTCCTCAGTTATATCAGAGAACTCGCCGAAAACTCGATATTATTTccttgcttattatttattttaatgccgattgaaaaatatttcatgtatttatgtATCTTCAGGTGGTGACACTACACAAGGGAACGCCGATGACCTTGAAAGCTGTGTTCCAATCCATGAACCTCAGCACTTACGACCTGACCGTCGACATGTTGGACGTACACGCGGTGAGCCTACCTACTTTAAATAGCTTTGACTAATATTTATCTGTGGCATTATTGGCATTATATATGTTACCTTTACcacaaaatgtttataaaaataaccagATGTGGTTTCTTAAATGAATTCTAACCTTGTAGATATTTTCTCACCAAAACTATTTTCTTCGAATATAACAGAACTCGATGGTtagttaattgattttttttaaattatcggttgtattataaatacaatttattactgaaaaactactgagtttcttggagattcttcttggtagaatctacattccgaaatggtggtatctttatatttaattcatgtaacatgacgattcaaaagtgcccttaCTTTACtctttgaattgatttgatttgaataaatattgggTTTGACTATTTGTACTTTgggaatattttttaacatatttttttttaaattttgtaacaaatatcaatatcaaatataactgaataataataatgaactcTCAAGCTAAATTTTACATACAGGTATAAAACAAGTGCCCTGGGTTTTTGGATTAATGAATGTTcgttaatcattatttaaacaaatattttaagcatacaCTATATCACTTCTTGAATAAATTTGTAACTAATTTGAAGTTCTTCTGAAATAATAATGAGGGGAACAAAAATTTACCTACCATTCAGGACCGTAACACGTTCCACCGCTTCGACAAGTTCAACGCCAAGTACAACCCCATCGGGGAGAGTCGTCTGCGAGAAGTGTTCCTCAAGACGGACAACTACATGAACGGGAAGTACTTCGCAAGGATCATTAAGGTTAGTGGATAGTAACTGCGACAACAGAAACATACTAGGtgaaagggctttgtgcaagcccgtctgggtatgtatcatctatttatcagatattctaccgataaaCATCGATTTTTAGGAAGGgcgagggagccagtgtaactacagtcacaatagaaataaaatcttagttccctaggtttgTGGCGCACTGGCGCtgtaaggaataattaatatttcttaagtcgccaatgtttatggcagtgatgaccatttatcatcatcattccTCCGTCATTTACCCGACCACCTATAACAAAAAAGGAATCTGAGACCCTGGTTCCGAAGTCTGAGtcccaataaaaataaagcgctcaaaaaatatttacaaaaaatctaGGTGCAGTTTTCAAGGTAAAGCGATTAtagttaataacataaattcattttaaattcacTTAAAAGTATCGATAACAACTTCGACTTACTTGAAATGTCTTTGAATACTTTTGTGTAGATTTGTCATGAACTATATAATTGCGATGTAATCAATTTAAAACTAGTCTTTGGTCGTGGCATCGTCTCCCGCGAGCGAAGTGTGGAGGAAGGGGGGGTAATGAATGCAAAATATAATGATGAACGGTTGTGTagtgtgttttatttgtttgtcacgtcttaactattcagctgattatgaaattttgcttgCACGctgtcagggatacagaaaggTCATAGGGAATCTAACAACCCCCTCCCCCCATACAcgcatataaaaatgtaacaagtaATTTTTTAAACTCGTTCAGTAATGACTTTACTTGTTGAACTGCAATGTCATGTCAGTTTAAGAACAAAGCTGTTAAGTTCTCTATTGAAacggccgagatggcctagaggtaagaacgcgtgaatcttaaccgatgatcgtgggttcaaacccgggcaagcaccactgaattttcatgtgcttaatttgtgtttataattcatctcgtgtttaacggtgaaggaaaacatcgtgaggaaacctgcatgtgtctaatttcattgaaattatgccacatgtgtattctaccaacccgcattggagcagcgtggttgaataagctccaaaccttctcctcaaaagagagaggaggccttagcccagcagtgggacattaacaggctgttactgttacatatatgattaatttgtgtttataattcgtctcgtgtttgacggtgaaggaaaacatcgtgaggaaacctgcgtgtgtctaatttcattgaaattctgccacatgtgtattctaccaacccacattggagcagcatggtggaataagctctaaacctcctcaaaatggagaggaggccttagcccagcagtgggacactaacaggctgttactgttactgtacatatatGGTTGTGCATTGGTATAGAACGCTTTGTAGCCTGTAGTAGCGAGGTTCAAACGAAGTGTGTGTCGCAGGAGGTGGCGTCCGACCTGGAGGAGAGCAAGTACCAGAACGCTGAGCTGCGCCTCTCCATCTACGGGAAGAGTGCGACCGAGTGGGCCAAGCTCGCCAAGTGGGCCATCGCCTACAACGTGCACTCCAACAACGTGCGCTGGCTCATACAGATACCGCGACTATAGTGAGTCGCTCTCCCACCCACTCGCTCACCACACTTATGTCCTTTGTGAATTACTAGCTTTAATAAGGatctatataaaatgtttatatcgtaatacatataactgtaATGTTTACGCGACACAGCAGCATAGTTCCCAGTCGatatgattttttccgacactTAAACAATTATCgacatatttcagccaatttacccAAAACATTATTGTAGTATACACCTTTTCTCATGGATCACTTCATCCactggtgaaaaccgtatgaaaaaccGTTCGGTGGTTTTTGAGTGTATCGTGGTCTGACagacagaaatattttttttattaccttcattatttcatatattagaTACAATTTTTGAAACTTGGCTCATAAATCGTTGGCGTTTTCCGAGacacaacatttatatatatcatatattattatatatataaatattgtgtccgtgtgtgtatatataaagctatataACTCATTAGTCTAAAACAATTTCCAGCGACATCTTCAAGTCGAACAAGATAATGAACAACTTCCAAGAGTTCCTCAGCAACATCTTCCAGCCTCTCTTCGAGGTCACCAACGACCCGAACAGCAACCTTGAACTACATAAATTCCTCACGGTAAGTCTATTTCGATTAATCCAACATCACTTCGACTTTTCGAATTGATCTCCAAATTTTCAACTTAATAagcatgatattattattttttgtgtcaTATTGTGCAAGCCTGTCACCGATATGACCGcgaaacagtaatacttactacaattgttgtgtttcggttggacaagagtgagctagtgtaactacatgcacagACGTAACACATTAGttcaaggtcggtggcgcattggtgatgtaaggaatagtgaatatttcttacaatgacaatgtttatgggtggtagtgaccacttaccacctgCCCGTCACCCTCCCAATAACATAAAAAGGCGCACGTGTGCAAAAGACAGCTTCCCAATCTGGTACGACCAGAATGTAACCGCTAACTGCCGCGCAGCACGTGGTCGGCTTCGACAGCGTGGACGACGAGTCGAAGCCCGAGAACCCCATGCTGGACGCCGACGTGCGCTtcccccagcagtgggacgacGAGGAGAACCCGCCCTACGCCTACTACCTCTACTACATGTACGCCAACATCACCGTGCTCAACCGCTTCCGGAAGTGAGTCGTGAACATGTTCACTGTTGCTGTTATTGTCCATTGCTAATATTTTCGTATAACTTGTTAAAATGTAAACTAACCAGGTAAATTCAAGAATTTAACCATTTTATGAAAGTGAGGTACTCTGCAAGTTGtagattgttttattaaattattgtgtatGCATATGCTTTTATGTATAGAAAACagactattatataattagcgAAGCTATTGAATgcattttaagattattattgtataattattatatggcGTAGAAGTGTAAATGCGATTGCGACGTAATGTGTAACGGTGGTGTGCAGGGAGCAGGGCCTGAACACGTTCGTGCTGCGGCCACACTGCGGCGAGGCGGGCGCCGTGCAGCACCTCGTGTGCGGGTTCATGCTGGCCGAGAACATCTCGCACGGCCTGCTGCTGCGGAAGGTACGAGACGACGCCAGACCCCCCCCCCTCCGCCGGTACACCACCCGACGGCCACTAACCGCCGACTCGCGCGCAGGTGCCGGTGCTGCAGTACCTGTACTACCTGGCGCAGATCTACATCGCCATGTCGCCGCTCAGCAACAACTCGCTGTTCCTGAACTACCACCGCAACCCGCTGCCCGAGTTCCTGGCGCGCGGGCTGTGCATCACGCTCAGCACGGACGACCCGCTGCAGTTCCACTTCACCAAGGTCTCGTCTCCGTGCACTCTaccagtatttaatttataatcattacaaATCCAAGACATGTTCAATTCTTAGCTAGCGGCGCATTGTCTTGACTAATTTATACTTCTTGCGGTGCCGTGTCTTCAAGTGGAGGTACCCATTCTCCGCTAGGCATCCATTAAGCATTCCACCTTCCTAGTATTAATACAATGTGTCGTGAAATTATTTGGCGTGGTTGTCAATCGTGTGGTTCGCCTGCAGGAGCCGCTGATGGAGGAGTACAGCATCGCGGCGCAGGTGTGGAAGCTGAGCTCGTGCGACATGTGCGAGCTGGCGCGGAACTCCGTGCTCATGTCGGGCTTCCCGCACGAGGTAACACGCAGCACTCTGCTCCGTGCTATTCacttcttagttcccatttACGGTTTATAAATCCCTGTGCAAAATAGATGTAGAAATAAGTATGTAGAAATCACACATCACTTCAATTTAAGGCAGTCGAGCAGACAAAGTTAGGCAACAGATGACAGAGGGATGTTTGACAGATGAAGCAGTACTGGCTGGGCCCCAACTACACGAAGGAGGGCGTGGCCGGCAACGACATCACGCGCACCAACGTGCCCGACATACGCGTGTCCTTCCGCTACGAGGCGCTGCTCGACGAGCTCACCAACATATTCAAGGTAACCTTGACACACCACGCACCACACACCACGCACCACACACCACGCACCACACACCACGCACCACACACCACACACCCCGCACCACACACCCCGCACCACACACCCCGCACCACACACCCCGCACCACACACCACTGTCGTCTAGCGCCAATGTTTTGTATGTCGCCAATGTGTTTATCACGTCCTACGCCAGAACATATTAACACTGTTTAATATTCAATGAATTTACAAGATCTTTTATTACGacacataaaaataagtataaaaataataacttcaaattataatataaatacgacgtactataaataaaacgaaataattataaaaaaaattccaagTGTCACACAGTAATGTGAGCTGAAAGTCACTCGGCATGTACGGCACTACGAGTATGTAACGCAATACATCCTTAGGCGTTATCTACTTGATCAtttcacacacatacatatatttaaatatacatatatatcatattaaggaatatataaagaaatgccgttaaaattcatacaaaaacaaagaaaaacataCATGCAATTATATATCGTAAACTAATAAAATGACTTTCGGGATCTGACAGTGGCGCCGTGACATCTATTGGCGTATAAGggaactaattttaaattacaatagaaCTATTCTATAACAAATCACGATCTTGAAACTTTAAAATACCGGTAGAtcggttttaaatatttcccgAGTGCGTTGTGAAGTTAGTTCTTACAAAATTAAGTTACTAGCTTAACTTTATGTCCGATGTGTATATTAAGCCCCGCCCATTCGCCAGATCCCGATAGAGACATACGTACAACAAAAATTGTTGTTTAAGGCTGTGTGGGGCATTTTGTGTTATTGCTTAGGCTTTGCTTGGTGTCTCACATTTATTGTAACAAACATACACACGTATAACATAGTAAAGTGTTAATAGCTATCTGTAAATCGTAGGTTCGAATTTGCCCCCTTAGCTCTATGGTCGTATTTTCTCCTAGGCCAAACTTCTCGCTTATCCCATATATGCCCAGAACTGTGTTGATAccaacttttttataattttcacatacatgtatattaagaaatttgCTGCAGTTTTATAAGTCAGCGGGTCAAAAACGACCCCGTGAGCAAATAAGggttaaatagaaaatatgaatattagtaattccatgaaaaaatataaccatGTTACTTGGTGGTGATGAAATGACAATAAGAATTCGATTATCActgtaagaacaaattcgaaacaCCGCAGAAAACGCTCGTGAAAGTGTCAGACAtgcgtaataattataacattacaagaagacacgcatcaaaatagtatatgatAAGTCATTTATCAAGAAAACACATAACAGCTGAGTAATGAAGTCCTTACAGTGTGCCTGGTGCAagttttttttgcttatttgaaaacaacgccatctagtgacaatattCGGAACTCCATACAAATAACAGTTCACGTTATCGAATAAGAAAACTCGCATATAGAATTGCACTGCAGATTTCTGATtccaacatttcacgagtgagataggTGATTTCCGACAGAACAGCTCTGCTTTATTAATCCAAACGCAAGTCGATATGTCTTTTTTTCTAATTCGCATAATTATTTTCTCtactaacttaaaattaaatatttaacaactcGGCGCAAAGGTTTATTGAATCGTCTTGCGATGTAAAAATCTCAAGTTTGATACTGAACTTGGGCTTGTCGTCACCACTAACCTAACACACGCTTTACACTTAACaggaataatgtaaaaaaatcgcGTTCATTGTGTATTTGTATTGAAgttaatctaaattataaatatttcatctgattggttatttaaataacaataaacattacAGGAAGGAATGTCGAGCCGCAGATAAATGCAAGGAGCGCATACAACTTACATAGCGTCGACATTAACCGATATAATCATGTCTGTAACCGACACTAAAGCGGAGCCGAGACATTCGCGTCAGCGACCGATACCGGTGTTATACATTAGTGTTGTATAAGATATCCCCCAATGTGATAATTCGGTGACTGTAAAACAAGTGCCATTCGCTGTAGTTAGAGTTCACACGGAACAAGGAGTGTGTTAGAAGtgacacaaatatttattagctGTTGCCCTCTCGCGACGTTTCCTATCTTACCTTGCTATGAAATTGTAACACATCTATTGGCACGCCAAGGGCTTTGTATGTCATACCGGGAAGCGGCATAACACTTACGCCGCCAGCCCCCTCCGCCGCCCCTATACGCCCACGTGTGCCGCGAGTACTATATAGTTcgttgatatattattataataataagaaatatatatttattttatttattgcttttctaTAACCATAATCGCAATCCGTAacgacaacatttttatttaactataatctGCATATTCCTTTCTTTGTATGCA
The Nymphalis io chromosome 19, ilAglIoxx1.1, whole genome shotgun sequence DNA segment above includes these coding regions:
- the LOC126776045 gene encoding AMP deaminase 2 isoform X4; protein product: MAAGFVGSTKNFPFSFDVDVEEEENEGSTPHLSKRIGSESPTNTVGAEAPRELPNELSAPYEVPQFPIEQIEKKLLIQRQLNVKAAECGQSARSFAGSEAGGAASVFEEAARFRGDEDEFDVILPHFQRVAISGEDTSGVPLEDLQQASSYLVQALEIRKRYMDMSQQSFASITARFLRSIDSDAAAHHAPVARAPRNIIADHIVHPPFKDNKDPWEGPTPEAKGYLIRPDNGVFNLYKKTENGEQRVPYDYINLAQYIQDKNTMCNMIADGPLKSFCYRRLSYLSSKFQLHVLLNELRELASQKAVPHRDFYNIRKVDTHIHAASCMNQKHLLRFIKKTLKNHADEVVTLHKGTPMTLKAVFQSMNLSTYDLTVDMLDVHADRNTFHRFDKFNAKYNPIGESRLREVFLKTDNYMNGKYFARIIKEVASDLEESKYQNAELRLSIYGKSATEWAKLAKWAIAYNVHSNNVRWLIQIPRLYDIFKSNKIMNNFQEFLSNIFQPLFEVTNDPNSNLELHKFLTHVVGFDSVDDESKPENPMLDADVRFPQQWDDEENPPYAYYLYYMYANITVLNRFRKEQGLNTFVLRPHCGEAGAVQHLVCGFMLAENISHGLLLRKVPVLQYLYYLAQIYIAMSPLSNNSLFLNYHRNPLPEFLARGLCITLSTDDPLQFHFTKEPLMEEYSIAAQVWKLSSCDMCELARNSVLMSGFPHEMKQYWLGPNYTKEGVAGNDITRTNVPDIRVSFRYEALLDELTNIFKEGMSSRR
- the LOC126776045 gene encoding AMP deaminase 2 isoform X5; amino-acid sequence: MFGSKMECKKWASRRAAECGQSARSFAGSEAGGAASVFEEAARFRGDEDEFDVILPHFQRVAISGEDTSGVPLEDLQQASSYLVQALEIRKRYMDMSQQSFASITARFLRSIDSDAAAHHAPVARAPRNIIADHIVHPPFKDNKDPWEGPTPEAKGYLIRPDNGVFNLYKKTENGEQRVPYDYINLAQYIQDKNTMCNMIADGPLKSFCYRRLSYLSSKFQLHVLLNELRELASQKAVPHRDFYNIRKVDTHIHAASCMNQKHLLRFIKKTLKNHADEVVTLHKGTPMTLKAVFQSMNLSTYDLTVDMLDVHADRNTFHRFDKFNAKYNPIGESRLREVFLKTDNYMNGKYFARIIKEVASDLEESKYQNAELRLSIYGKSATEWAKLAKWAIAYNVHSNNVRWLIQIPRLYDIFKSNKIMNNFQEFLSNIFQPLFEVTNDPNSNLELHKFLTHVVGFDSVDDESKPENPMLDADVRFPQQWDDEENPPYAYYLYYMYANITVLNRFRKEQGLNTFVLRPHCGEAGAVQHLVCGFMLAENISHGLLLRKVPVLQYLYYLAQIYIAMSPLSNNSLFLNYHRNPLPEFLARGLCITLSTDDPLQFHFTKEPLMEEYSIAAQVWKLSSCDMCELARNSVLMSGFPHEMKQYWLGPNYTKEGVAGNDITRTNVPDIRVSFRYEALLDELTNIFKARQAPGELYGVVLRTPPPNSFAHGTK
- the LOC126776045 gene encoding AMP deaminase 2 isoform X3, which encodes MSSRGLHDGSRSPLIITDSFFDDGGSESPTNTVGAEAPRELPNELSAPYEVPQFPIEQIEKKLLIQRQLNVKAAECGQSARSFAGSEAGGAASVFEEAARFRGDEDEFDVILPHFQRVAISGEDTSGVPLEDLQQASSYLVQALEIRKRYMDMSQQSFASITARFLRSIDSDAAAHHAPVARAPRNIIADHIVHPPFKDNKDPWEGPTPEAKGYLIRPDNGVFNLYKKTENGEQRVPYDYINLAQYIQDKNTMCNMIADGPLKSFCYRRLSYLSSKFQLHVLLNELRELASQKAVPHRDFYNIRKVDTHIHAASCMNQKHLLRFIKKTLKNHADEVVTLHKGTPMTLKAVFQSMNLSTYDLTVDMLDVHADRNTFHRFDKFNAKYNPIGESRLREVFLKTDNYMNGKYFARIIKEVASDLEESKYQNAELRLSIYGKSATEWAKLAKWAIAYNVHSNNVRWLIQIPRLYDIFKSNKIMNNFQEFLSNIFQPLFEVTNDPNSNLELHKFLTHVVGFDSVDDESKPENPMLDADVRFPQQWDDEENPPYAYYLYYMYANITVLNRFRKEQGLNTFVLRPHCGEAGAVQHLVCGFMLAENISHGLLLRKVPVLQYLYYLAQIYIAMSPLSNNSLFLNYHRNPLPEFLARGLCITLSTDDPLQFHFTKEPLMEEYSIAAQVWKLSSCDMCELARNSVLMSGFPHEMKQYWLGPNYTKEGVAGNDITRTNVPDIRVSFRYEALLDELTNIFKARQAPGELYGVVLRTPPPNSFAHGTK
- the LOC126776045 gene encoding AMP deaminase 2 isoform X1; this encodes MAAGFVGSTKNFPFSFDVDVEEEENEGSTPHLSKRIGSESPTNTVGAEAPRELPNELSAPYEVPQFPIEQIEKKLLIQRQLNVKAAECGQSARSFAGSEAGGAASVFEEAARFRGDEDEFDVILPHFQRVAISGEDTSGVPLEDLQQASSYLVQALEIRKRYMDMSQQSFASITARFLRSIDSDAAAHHAPVARAPRNIIADHIVHPPFKDNKDPWEGPTPEAKGYLIRPDNGVFNLYKKTENGEQRVPYDYINLAQYIQDKNTMCNMIADGPLKSFCYRRLSYLSSKFQLHVLLNELRELASQKAVPHRDFYNIRKVDTHIHAASCMNQKHLLRFIKKTLKNHADEVVTLHKGTPMTLKAVFQSMNLSTYDLTVDMLDVHADRNTFHRFDKFNAKYNPIGESRLREVFLKTDNYMNGKYFARIIKEVASDLEESKYQNAELRLSIYGKSATEWAKLAKWAIAYNVHSNNVRWLIQIPRLYDIFKSNKIMNNFQEFLSNIFQPLFEVTNDPNSNLELHKFLTHVVGFDSVDDESKPENPMLDADVRFPQQWDDEENPPYAYYLYYMYANITVLNRFRKEQGLNTFVLRPHCGEAGAVQHLVCGFMLAENISHGLLLRKVPVLQYLYYLAQIYIAMSPLSNNSLFLNYHRNPLPEFLARGLCITLSTDDPLQFHFTKEPLMEEYSIAAQVWKLSSCDMCELARNSVLMSGFPHEMKQYWLGPNYTKEGVAGNDITRTNVPDIRVSFRYEALLDELTNIFKARQAPGELYGVVLRTPPPNSFAHGTK
- the LOC126776045 gene encoding AMP deaminase 2 isoform X2, translated to MYSFDKDLWHVHARAPSDAQEDKMDENRSESPTNTVGAEAPRELPNELSAPYEVPQFPIEQIEKKLLIQRQLNVKAAECGQSARSFAGSEAGGAASVFEEAARFRGDEDEFDVILPHFQRVAISGEDTSGVPLEDLQQASSYLVQALEIRKRYMDMSQQSFASITARFLRSIDSDAAAHHAPVARAPRNIIADHIVHPPFKDNKDPWEGPTPEAKGYLIRPDNGVFNLYKKTENGEQRVPYDYINLAQYIQDKNTMCNMIADGPLKSFCYRRLSYLSSKFQLHVLLNELRELASQKAVPHRDFYNIRKVDTHIHAASCMNQKHLLRFIKKTLKNHADEVVTLHKGTPMTLKAVFQSMNLSTYDLTVDMLDVHADRNTFHRFDKFNAKYNPIGESRLREVFLKTDNYMNGKYFARIIKEVASDLEESKYQNAELRLSIYGKSATEWAKLAKWAIAYNVHSNNVRWLIQIPRLYDIFKSNKIMNNFQEFLSNIFQPLFEVTNDPNSNLELHKFLTHVVGFDSVDDESKPENPMLDADVRFPQQWDDEENPPYAYYLYYMYANITVLNRFRKEQGLNTFVLRPHCGEAGAVQHLVCGFMLAENISHGLLLRKVPVLQYLYYLAQIYIAMSPLSNNSLFLNYHRNPLPEFLARGLCITLSTDDPLQFHFTKEPLMEEYSIAAQVWKLSSCDMCELARNSVLMSGFPHEMKQYWLGPNYTKEGVAGNDITRTNVPDIRVSFRYEALLDELTNIFKARQAPGELYGVVLRTPPPNSFAHGTK